The Deltaproteobacteria bacterium sequence ATCGCACCGTCTCGCGAAACGCGCGGCGCTCCTCGGCCGTGAGCGCGATCCACGCGCCGAGGCTGTAGCCGGCCATCCAGAAAAACAGGATGTCGAACACGAACCGCGGCGCGACGACGACCGCGCCGAAGGTCGTGACGAAGAAGCCCGCGATCGCGACGCGCGCAGCCGTCCGGTGCCGGCGCGCGATGTGGTGGTTCGGGAACGGCAGGTACGTCAGGGTGGACCAGCACAGGATCGGGATCAGCGCGACGCCGAGCCACAGGCCCCCGGGCGCGTAGGGGGCCAGCGACGCGTTGACGTAGGCGATCGACAAAAACCCCAGCACGCTGCGCGGCAGGCCGGCCCAGATCCCGGCGAACTTGACCGGCCGGACGATGTTGCGCGCGTGGCGCACCGACGCCGCGACGACGATCGACGCCGCCAGTGCGCCGGCCAGCACGTGGCCCCACACGCCCGGCAACAACGCGGCGTCCCGGTACACCGTGTAGACGACCGTCGCCGGTGCGATGATGTGGGCGTTGTGGTCGGCGATCGTGTCGTACTCCGCGCCGAACGCATTGGCGCTGCCGAGCTTGCGGGCGACCCAGCCGTCGAGCGTGTCGCCCAACAGATAGCCGAACAGGATCGCGAGGCCTGCCTCGTACGGCCGCCCGTCGATGCACAGGGCCATCGCGGCGACCCCGCCGAGGATGTTGATCGTCGTAAAGACGTCCTTGACGCCGAACATGCGCGGCGCAGCGCGCCGCCGCGCCGGGGCCGGCGCACCGTGAGCCACGCGCTCGGTCACGCGGTCTTCGGCAGGACGTCGTCGACGGCCGGCACGCGCACGTCCGACAGCGGCGCCGGCCGCGCCTCGAGTTCGAAGTCGCACAGGTGCTCGAGCTGCTCGATCTTGCGGCCCTCGAACGGCGTTCGCATGAACGCATCGATGATCTGCGCGTTGACCGCGAGCCCGGCGCTCGCCGCGAGGCATAGCACGTTGGCGTTGTTGATGATGCGCGCCATCTCCGCATCCTCGGCCGACACGCAGCGCGCGGCGTAGATGCCGCGGAACTTGTTGGCCGCGATGGACATGCCCATCCCGGTGCCGCAGCACAGCACGCCGACGGCGTCGGCAGCCCCCTGCACGCGCTCGCACACCGCCCGCGCCGACGTGAGGTAGTGCAGCGCCCGCTCGTCGACGGCCTCCTCCACCGGCCCGAACCGCGACAGCAAGTCGACGTACTCGCGCCGCTCGTCGAGCAGATAGCGGTCGTACCCGAACACGATGCGCTTGCCCCGGTGCGCTCCCAACTGGCGGATCACGTCCCTCGCTTGTACCAAAGTGCCCCGCGGGGAAGCAACTCGTGTTCCACGGTGAGCCCCGTGCGGTTACGCGAAGTTGCACCCGGACCGTTCAAAATCCACCGGCCCCGGGCGTCGAACCTTCACCGCCCGGCCGCCGCGCGATCGTCCCGCGACAGCGCGCGCGACAGCGCGTCGCACAGGCCGTCGACGTGCGCGTCGTCCAGATGGCCGATCGTGCTGACCTGAAAGTGGCTGTCGTCGCCGGGGATACCGTAGAGCACGAAGTAACCGGCCTCGAGCAGCCGCCGCGACAGCTCGGGATAGCCGAGGCCCGCCGGCAGCCGGAAGTTCAAAACGACCCCCGACCGATAGCGCGGATCGAGCATCGCCGGCGCGCCGAGCCGTTCGAGGTGCGCGCGAATGCGGTCGAGCTGGCGCTGAATCCGGGCCATGTGCGCGTCGATGCCCACCTGTTCGAGGTGCGCGCACGCGGCGTGCAGCGCGGCGTGCAGCGCGACCGGTTGCGCGAACCGCGGCTGGCCGTCGGCGCGCTGGCGGTCCAACTCCGCGATCAGATCGAGGTAGTAGCCGCGCGCCGGCGGCGCCGCGCGCAGCGCATCGGCCGCGTCGCGGTGGACGAACGCGATGCCGATCCCGGGTGCGGCCATGAGCGCCTTGGCCGACGATGCGATCGCGATCGCCGCGCCGGCCGCCTCGAGGTCGATCGGGTACGCATAGGCGCTCGAGATGACGTCGACCCCCACGGCGAGCCCGCGCTCGCGGCACACCTGGCCGATGTCGCGCATCGGGTTGACCATGCCGACGCGCGTCTCGTGGCTGACGTAAAACAGCCAGCGCACGCCGCCGGCGGCGTCGAGGCGCGCGGCGAGCGCGCCGGCGTCGATCGGGCGGTCGTCGGGCAGGTCGATGATCGCGCAGTCGAGGCCGTTGGCGCGCGCTTGCGCCGCCGCTCGCGCGCCGAAAAACCCGTTGGTCGCGACCGCGCCGCGGCCGAGCCGCGCGAGCGCCAGCAGCGCGGCCTCGTTGGTCCCGGTGCCGGTCGCCGTGACGAGGGCGACGTCGTACGGCGCGCCGTCGCGCAGGCCGACGAGCGCCTTGAGCCGCGCGACGGTCTCGGCGAACATCGCGCAAAACGCATCCTGCCGGTGGTAATTGCACGGCGGATTGGCGAGATTGTGCGCCACCGAGGGCGGCATGCGCACCGGACCGGGAGTGAACAGGATCGGCTCGTTGCTGGACACGACGTGGCCTCTTCGGGAGGCCGGGTCATATCACGGGGCCGGTCCCGGCGCACGGGGGAACCGCGGGTGAGCGACCCGCCTCGCATTCGCGCGGACGTCAACCGCGGCCTCGCGTGGATCGGCCTCGCCGCCGGCTGGGTGTCGGCGCTCGACATCCTGGCCAACGTGATCATCCTCGCGCTGTGGGTGTCGCCGCGGGAGTACGGCGTGGCCGCGCTGGCGATCACGCTGTACCCGGTGCTCGACCTCGCCGCCGACCTGGGCCTCGCGTCGGCGGTGATCCAGCGCGACGACCACACCGACGACAAGATCGCGACGGTGTTCTGGCTCAACCTCGCGATGTCGGTCGCCCTGTTCGCGGCGCTCGGCCTCGCGGGGGCGCCCGCGCTCGCGGCGCTGCACGGCGAGCCGATGGTCGCGTCGCTGCTCACCGCCTACGGCGTCAAGCTCGTGTGGCAAAACACCTACCAGATCCCGAAGGCGCTGATGCGCCGGCAACTGCGGTTCAAGGAGGTCGCCGGCGTCCGCGCGATCGCCAACGTGCTCGAGTTCGCGGCCAAGGTCGGGTTTGCCGCGGCCGGCGCCGGGATCTGGTGCTTCGTCGCCGGGCCGCTGGCGCGCGAGGTCGGCTGGGCGGTGGGCATCCAGTGGTGCGAGCCGTGGCGGCCGCGGCTCGCCCTGCGCCTGCGCGCCGCGGCCGGGTGGGCCTGGTTCGGCGTGCGCGCGTCGGCCAGCCAGATCCTGTTTCACATCTACACGAACCTCGACTACCAGGTCGTCGGCTACTGGTTCGGCCCGATCGCGACCGGCTACTACCGGCTCGCGTACGACGTCGTGCTCGAGCCGTGCCGCATCCTGGCGCACATCGTCAATCAGGTCGCGTTTCCGGCCTACGCGCGGCTGCGCCGCGACCGGCCCGCGCTCGTCGCCCAGTTCCTGTCGCTCACGCGGCTCAACCTCGTGGTCGTGCTCGGCTTCCTCGCCGCCGTGGTCGTGGCGGCCGACGATCTGATCGGCGCGCTGTGGGGTGCGCGGTGGCTTCCGGCCGTCCCCGGTGTCCGCGTGCTCGCGATCGTCGGCGCGCTGCGCGCGATCAGCTTCGTGATCCCGCCGCTGCTCGAGGGCATGGGCTATCCGGGGCGCAGCCTGCTGTACAACGCGATCGCGTCGGTCGTACTGCCCGCGGCGTTCGCGGCCGGTGCCGCGTGGTTCGGCGACGACCTCGGCTACCTGTCCGTGGCGTGGGCGTGGGTCGCCGGCTACCCGGTCGCGTTCGCGGTGCTCGCGGCGATGGCGCTCGCGGCGCTCGACCTGTCGGCTGCCGTCTACGCGCGCAAGATCGCGGGCGTGTTCGCGTGCGCCGCGGCCGCCATGGGCGCGGCGGCGGCGGCGCGCTGGCTGGCCGGGCCGCTGCCGCCCGCGGCGCGGCTGGCGGCGACGGTCGTCGCGCTGCTGGTCGCCTACGCCGGCGCCCTCGCCGCCTGGCAGGGGATCACGCCGAAATCGGTGGCCGCGGCGCTGCGCGACGCACCGTGAGCTGGAGCGCGCCGGCCGCGGCGCCGCACGCCGCCGATCCCCGCGTGCGGCGAACGCCGGCTACGCGGTCCCGCGCGCGCGCAGGATCCGCTCGGCCCGCGCGAGCGCGTCCGGCGTGTCGACGTCCTGCCAGAACGCGTCGCCGACGTCGACCACGCGGGCGCGGCCGCGCGCCGCGAGCCGGCGCACGCCGTCGGACAGCGAACAGTCGCCGCGCGCGTCGAGCTCCTCGCGCAAACAGGCGAGCAGCGCGTCGCCCACCGCGAACACGCCGCAGTCGATGGCGTCGTAGTCGGCCAGCTGCTTGCCGATGTCGACGATGGCGTCGCCGTCGGTGCGGACCTTGGTCGCGTCGTCGATGTCGTACACGTCGTCCACCCGGCGATCGACGCACAGCCACAGGTCCGCGCGCGCCATGTCGGCCGCCGCGGCGAGCCGGGCCACCGACGCGTCGTAGACGTGGTCGGCCATCGACAACACGAACGGCCCGTCGACCGCGCCGCCGGCGCACAGCACCGACACGCCGTTGGCGAGCTGGTAGTCGGGGTTGTCGATCCAACGAACCGTCACGTCGAGCCCCGCGACCACCGGACTGGCCGCCACCGCCGCGACCAGCGCGTCGCCCATGAAGCCGCGCACCACGTAGACGCGGTCGATCCCGGCGGCCGCCAACGTCCCGATCGTGCGCACGAGCAGCGGCTGGCCGGCGACCTCGTGCAGCGGTTTCGGCAGCGCGTCGGCGTCGTCGCCGCGAATCCGGCTGCCGAACCCGGCCGCCAGCACGACCGCCTGCCGGATCACGCGGCCCTCCGGCCGCCCGCCACCTCGGGTCGGGCCCGCACCAGCTGCACGCAAAACGCGACCAGGAACGACACGGCGCCGGCGGCCGAGATCGCCAGCACGGCGTCGAGCCGCCCCGCCGCGGCGAGCGCGCAAAACAGCGTCACCGCGAAGTCGCGCTTGAGCAGCTTGGGGACGGCCGCCTTGACCCGCGGCCAAAACCCGCGCGGGCGCGCGGACAGGAACTCGGCGCTCTGAAACGCCCACGGGATCGCCGCCAGATCGCCCGACCGGTACACCGTCGCGATCAGGTAGTACTGCGACAGCTGGGTGATCGCGAACGCCGCGACCGCGACGCTCCACACGGGCATCGCCCAACCGACGCCGGCCGCCTGCAAGTTCAACATGGTGCCGGTCCAATAACACACGTTGGCCGCGTCGTCCGTGACCGTGTCCATCCACTGGCCGACGCGCGAGAACCGGCAGGTGACGCGGGCAAGCTCGCCGTCGACGCCGTCGAGAATGGAGCCGAGTTCGACCCACAACATGCCGGCGACCCCCGCCCAGTAGCCCCCGCGCGCCAGCGTGATCCCTCCCATCAGGGCCGCCGCGAACGCCAGCAACGTGATGTGGTTCGGCCGCACCGGCGTGCGGGCGAGCATCCACGTGATCGGGAGCGACAGGTGGCGGTTGATCGCGCGCGCGGCAAACCCGTCGGCGGCCTTGCGCAGCGACCGGATGAGCTGCCACTCGGCCCGGCGCAGCGACCGGCGGTCGACGACCGGCGCGCAGAAACCCAGGTACGGCGGCTCCGCGTCGACGACGCGCCCCTGCGCCCGCAGCGCCGCGACCGCGCGGCGCAGGCCGTCGGGCCGCGCAGCGGCCGCCGCCAGGTCGCGCGCGACCTGGCGCGACGCGGCGAACGCGCCGTCGAAGTCGTCGCCGGCGATCGCGCGCAGCGGCGCCGCCGGCGCGGCCGCGAGCACCTGGAACGTGTCGCGGTGGACGACGCGGTCGGCGCGCGCGACGAACACGTCCCCGGCGCCGCCGGACAGCGCCTCCGGGTCGCGCACGAGCGACAGCGCGCAGCCGGCCAGTCGCGGATCGGCGGCGAGCGGCGCGAGGTCGGGCGGCGGCGCGTCGCCGTACCACACCACGATCGCGCGGGCGCAGCCGGCGCGCGCCAGCTCGCACGCGTGGCGCAGCACCAGCGGCAGCCCCGCGCAGCGCGCCAGCGGCGACACGCCGGGCGGGCGCCCGTCGACCGCGCCGGCCAGGATCCAGCCTTCGGTGGGAGTGTCGGTCATGTCGCAGCCGTCCGGCCCGTGTATCGCCCGGCGCCGGCGAGATCAACCCCCGCCGTCGCGCGGCCGCGTGCGCAACAGCAGCGCGGGCGCCAGCGCGAGCGCCGCGGCCACGCACGCGAACTCGCCCAGGATCGCGGCGAGGCCGAACGAGCGGATGCCGCCGGACGCGGACACCAACAGCGACCCGTAGCCGACGATGGTCGTAAACGAGCACAGCAGGACCGCGCCGCCGGTGGTCGCCAGCGCGCGCCGCGGGTCGTTGCCGGTCTGCTGGCGGAACCGCGCGACGATGTTGACCGAGTAGTCGACGCCGAGGCCGATGGTGAGCGGCAGCGCGATGAAGTCGATGACGTTGACCTCGAGCCCGACGGCGGACACCAGCGCGATCATGCCGAGCACGCCGATCGCGGCGCACGCGACGGTGACGGCGCCGTAGCGGCCGAAGCCGACGACGACGCCGACCACGAGGATCGCGCCGAGGAGCGCCACGACCGTCGCTCGCGGGCCGTCGCGGTACATCGCCGCGACCATGTCGGCAAAGATGAACGACTGGCCGCCGACGACCGCGCCCGCCGGCAGCGGCAGTTGGCGAAACCGGCGCGCAAACTCCATGCGGTGGCGCACGTTCCACGTCTTGAACCGCAGGCTCGCCGTCGCGAGGATCAGGCGGCCGCGCGTGCCGTCCCGCTCGATGAACGGCCACGCCAGCTCCTCGGGCACGTCCTCGTCGCCGAGCGGGCGCAGATCCGCCGGCGGGCGCAGCCGGTCGACGAGTTCGCGATCGTCGGGATCGAGCGCGGCGACGGCGTCGTCGGTGAGCAGGGCGCGGATGTCGGCGAGCACGGCGAGCTTGTCCTGCTGGCGATCCGGCAGCAGGTCGTCGAGCGACCGCACGTCGTGCAGCAGCTTCTGGTCGTCCGGCACGCCCTCGTCGGCCGCGCGCATCACCGCCACCGCCACCGGCACGTCCTCGCGGCGCTCGAGCCCGACGACGAACCGCTGGGTGAGACCGCGCTGAAATTTGGTGGTGAACCGCTCGTCGATCTTGCGGCTCCACGCGAGCGACTCGGCCGTCTCGGTGCCGCGCGGCCGCAGGTTGCTCCAGTCCTCCTGCAGCGGGTCGGACAGCACGTAGTGCGCGGT is a genomic window containing:
- a CDS encoding RpiB/LacA/LacB family sugar-phosphate isomerase; the encoded protein is MHYLTSARAVCERVQGAADAVGVLCCGTGMGMSIAANKFRGIYAARCVSAEDAEMARIINNANVLCLAASAGLAVNAQIIDAFMRTPFEGRKIEQLEHLCDFELEARPAPLSDVRVPAVDDVLPKTA
- a CDS encoding CDP-alcohol phosphatidyltransferase family protein is translated as MTDTPTEGWILAGAVDGRPPGVSPLARCAGLPLVLRHACELARAGCARAIVVWYGDAPPPDLAPLAADPRLAGCALSLVRDPEALSGGAGDVFVARADRVVHRDTFQVLAAAPAAPLRAIAGDDFDGAFAASRQVARDLAAAAARPDGLRRAVAALRAQGRVVDAEPPYLGFCAPVVDRRSLRRAEWQLIRSLRKAADGFAARAINRHLSLPITWMLARTPVRPNHITLLAFAAALMGGITLARGGYWAGVAGMLWVELGSILDGVDGELARVTCRFSRVGQWMDTVTDDAANVCYWTGTMLNLQAAGVGWAMPVWSVAVAAFAITQLSQYYLIATVYRSGDLAAIPWAFQSAEFLSARPRGFWPRVKAAVPKLLKRDFAVTLFCALAAAGRLDAVLAISAAGAVSFLVAFCVQLVRARPEVAGGRRAA
- a CDS encoding nucleotidyltransferase, translating into MIRQAVVLAAGFGSRIRGDDADALPKPLHEVAGQPLLVRTIGTLAAAGIDRVYVVRGFMGDALVAAVAASPVVAGLDVTVRWIDNPDYQLANGVSVLCAGGAVDGPFVLSMADHVYDASVARLAAAADMARADLWLCVDRRVDDVYDIDDATKVRTDGDAIVDIGKQLADYDAIDCGVFAVGDALLACLREELDARGDCSLSDGVRRLAARGRARVVDVGDAFWQDVDTPDALARAERILRARGTA